One uncultured Caproiciproducens sp. DNA segment encodes these proteins:
- a CDS encoding substrate-binding domain-containing protein → MKKKILALLLCAAMAATSMAGCGQTTGTASTPANTPAAGASSAAAPASDKKIKVILITMDSLDQHWVSVDKGAKKAADEIGNIEYKWMAPDKKDDAQQIERVNNAIADGAAVIMIAANGPDAISASLEDAKAKGIKIIYVDSPAKTEGVATFATDNEAAGKTAGTEMLKALEAAGKKDGKIGIVNVNSATASTVAREKGFRSAFEGKAYTLLQTQYGEGDATKSQDIADNYITEGAVGIFGANEGSTVGAGNAIKGSGKKDIVGVGFDKSDSIFSLIKDGSLLCAMAQNPDVMGYEGMKAAVKAVKGETIDKTSVDTGVSVLTKDTIK, encoded by the coding sequence ATGAAAAAGAAAATCCTGGCTCTTTTACTATGCGCGGCTATGGCGGCAACCTCTATGGCTGGCTGTGGTCAGACAACCGGCACGGCATCCACTCCTGCCAACACACCTGCCGCAGGTGCAAGTTCGGCGGCAGCTCCGGCTTCCGACAAAAAGATCAAAGTCATTTTGATTACGATGGACAGCTTGGATCAGCACTGGGTATCGGTGGATAAAGGCGCCAAAAAAGCAGCTGACGAAATCGGAAATATTGAATACAAATGGATGGCTCCTGATAAGAAAGATGACGCGCAGCAGATTGAACGTGTAAACAACGCCATTGCTGATGGAGCAGCTGTAATTATGATCGCAGCTAATGGTCCGGATGCTATTTCAGCATCATTGGAAGATGCAAAAGCGAAGGGAATTAAAATCATTTATGTAGATTCCCCGGCGAAAACCGAAGGTGTTGCTACATTTGCCACAGATAATGAAGCTGCGGGTAAAACAGCAGGGACTGAAATGCTGAAGGCACTGGAAGCTGCCGGTAAGAAAGACGGAAAGATCGGAATCGTAAACGTCAACTCCGCCACAGCCTCAACCGTAGCACGTGAAAAAGGATTCCGTTCCGCATTTGAAGGCAAAGCCTATACATTGCTTCAAACTCAGTATGGTGAAGGCGATGCCACCAAATCACAGGATATTGCCGACAACTACATAACAGAAGGTGCCGTAGGTATTTTCGGAGCGAACGAAGGCAGCACCGTTGGTGCCGGCAATGCGATTAAAGGTTCCGGCAAAAAGGATATCGTTGGAGTCGGCTTCGATAAATCCGACTCAATTTTCTCTTTGATTAAAGATGGATCCCTCCTTTGCGCAATGGCTCAGAACCCGGACGTTATGGGATATGAGGGCATGAAAGCTGCCGTCAAGGCTGTCAAAGGCGAAACAATTGATAAAACATCAGTTGATACCGGTGTTTCTGTTCTCACGAAGGATACTATAAAGTAG